Proteins from a genomic interval of Kitasatospora kifunensis:
- the greA gene encoding transcription elongation factor GreA: MTQTSETVTWLTPAAYDKLKNELDQLTGPMRAEITQKIEAAREEGDLKENAGYHAAREEQGKMELRIRQLTQLLERAKVGEAPEDSGVVAPGMIVTVAFGGDPDDTMVFLLGSREVAGDDDLDVYSPQSPLGRAIDGKQIGDDAQYELPNGKKASVRILEVKPFTG; this comes from the coding sequence GTGACCCAGACCAGCGAGACCGTGACCTGGCTCACTCCGGCCGCCTACGACAAGCTCAAGAATGAGCTGGATCAGCTGACCGGTCCGATGCGCGCCGAGATCACGCAGAAGATCGAGGCCGCGCGCGAAGAGGGTGACCTCAAGGAGAACGCCGGGTACCACGCCGCCCGCGAGGAGCAGGGCAAGATGGAGCTGCGGATCCGCCAGCTCACCCAGCTCCTGGAGCGCGCCAAGGTCGGCGAGGCCCCCGAGGACTCCGGCGTGGTCGCCCCCGGCATGATCGTCACGGTCGCCTTCGGCGGAGACCCGGACGACACCATGGTCTTCCTGCTCGGCTCCCGCGAGGTGGCCGGCGACGACGACCTGGACGTCTACTCGCCGCAGTCGCCGCTGGGCCGCGCGATCGACGGCAAGCAGATCGGCGACGACGCCCAGTACGAGCTGCCGAACGGCAAGAAGGCCAGCGTGCGCATCCTCGAGGTCAAGCCGTTCACCGGCTGA
- the mca gene encoding mycothiol conjugate amidase Mca: MTEQLRLMAVHAHPDDESSKGAATMAMYVAKGVEVLVATCTGGERGSVLNPKLQGDPYVEENIHEVRRKEMDAAREILGVEQAWLGFVDSGLPEGDPLPPLPEGCFALQDVEAAAEPLVRLIREFKPQVITTYDENGGYPHPDHIMTHKITMRAFDAAGDPDAYPEAGEPWQPLKLYYNHGFPMGRIRELHRYLTEHGFDSPYGEWIAGWEKSGRAEREITTRVHCADWFETRDRALIAHATQIDPDGPWFRVPLEVQREVWPTEDYELARSLVDTDLPEDDLFAGLRATSLAGDTAQ; encoded by the coding sequence TTGACAGAGCAGTTGCGGCTGATGGCGGTGCACGCGCACCCGGACGATGAGTCCAGCAAGGGCGCGGCCACCATGGCCATGTATGTCGCCAAGGGCGTTGAGGTGCTGGTGGCCACCTGCACCGGCGGGGAGCGCGGTTCTGTGCTGAACCCCAAGCTCCAGGGCGACCCTTATGTGGAGGAGAACATCCACGAGGTCCGTCGCAAGGAGATGGACGCCGCCCGGGAGATCCTGGGCGTCGAGCAGGCCTGGCTGGGCTTCGTCGACTCGGGCCTGCCCGAGGGCGATCCGCTGCCGCCGCTGCCCGAGGGCTGCTTCGCGCTGCAGGACGTCGAGGCCGCCGCCGAGCCGCTGGTGCGCCTGATCCGCGAGTTCAAGCCGCAGGTGATCACCACCTACGACGAGAACGGCGGATACCCGCACCCCGACCACATCATGACCCACAAGATCACCATGCGGGCCTTCGACGCCGCCGGTGACCCGGACGCCTACCCGGAGGCCGGCGAGCCCTGGCAGCCGCTGAAGCTCTACTACAACCACGGCTTCCCGATGGGCCGGATCCGTGAGCTGCACCGGTACCTCACCGAGCACGGCTTCGACTCCCCGTACGGCGAGTGGATCGCCGGCTGGGAGAAGAGCGGCCGCGCCGAGCGCGAGATCACCACCCGGGTGCACTGCGCGGACTGGTTCGAGACCCGCGACCGCGCGCTGATCGCGCACGCCACCCAGATCGACCCGGACGGCCCGTGGTTCCGGGTGCCGCTGGAGGTGCAGCGCGAGGTCTGGCCGACCGAGGACTACGAGCTGGCGCGCTCGCTGGTCGACACCGACCTGCCGGAGGACGACCTGTTCGCCGGCCTGCGCGCCACCAGCCTGGCGGGGGACACCGCGCAGTAG
- a CDS encoding LCP family protein — MQVDTPGPGPRRRARGVQNPPPGGGGRAAARKSRKPPKRRGLRILAYTTAGLVLVTGGTFGYIYEKLSGNIKHSALFAGTSGDAGKEKPDAFGRTPINIMVIGSDQRDNAADCAIGGDCGPGANADVEMVLHVSADRSNATVMSIPRDTMMELPGCTDSQTHAVMKPHRDLINSTLDYGPGCTVAAVHQLTGIPIDHFMMVDFNGVVNMSDAIGGVPICVDNNVYDPYSHLKLKKGNHTLQGMSALQFVRTRHGFGDGSDLGRTVAQHMFLSSMVRQLKSAGTLTNPAAVLSLANAATKALTVDDGLSGITNLVGLANDLNKVPTNRITMTTMQNNPDTLKGEDGRVLVAPAAKNLFSAITNDVSLTTGTGDKSAAAASATSTADPNSPSAAPSAAAPAAPAAPSGAAKSEIAVHVKNGSGVPGRAGDLATALKEAGYNSATSAANAVGTDQTSEVTYTAGREADAQEVAASVGLPAAAVKPGDGPGITLVIGKDWTSGTTFGSAPAGGSGGGASAAAPAPVNTQQALTNSDAQTADDSSKCAQVSTQDTVQINGVGMSPIKAYDKSPGVPDSAP; from the coding sequence ATGCAGGTGGACACCCCCGGTCCCGGGCCACGTCGGCGTGCGCGCGGCGTCCAGAACCCGCCCCCGGGGGGCGGTGGCCGGGCGGCGGCCCGTAAGAGCAGGAAGCCGCCCAAGCGGCGCGGCCTGCGGATCCTCGCCTACACCACGGCCGGCCTGGTGCTGGTCACCGGCGGCACCTTCGGCTACATCTACGAGAAGCTGTCCGGCAACATCAAGCACTCGGCGCTCTTCGCCGGTACCTCGGGCGACGCGGGCAAGGAGAAGCCGGACGCCTTCGGCCGCACCCCGATCAACATCATGGTGATCGGCTCCGACCAGCGTGACAACGCGGCCGACTGCGCGATCGGCGGCGACTGCGGGCCCGGCGCCAACGCCGACGTGGAGATGGTGCTGCACGTCTCGGCGGACCGCAGCAACGCGACCGTGATGAGCATCCCGCGCGACACCATGATGGAGCTGCCGGGCTGCACCGACAGCCAGACCCACGCCGTGATGAAGCCGCACCGGGACCTGATCAACAGCACCCTGGACTACGGCCCCGGCTGCACGGTGGCCGCCGTGCACCAGCTGACCGGTATACCCATCGACCACTTCATGATGGTCGACTTCAACGGCGTGGTGAACATGTCGGACGCCATCGGCGGCGTGCCGATCTGCGTGGACAACAACGTCTACGACCCGTACTCGCACCTCAAGTTGAAGAAGGGCAACCACACCCTCCAGGGGATGTCCGCCCTGCAGTTCGTCCGCACCCGGCACGGCTTCGGCGACGGCAGCGACCTGGGCCGCACGGTGGCCCAGCACATGTTCCTCAGCTCGATGGTCCGCCAGCTGAAGAGCGCGGGCACGCTGACCAACCCCGCTGCGGTGCTCTCGCTGGCGAACGCCGCCACCAAGGCGCTGACCGTCGACGACGGCCTCAGCGGCATCACGAACCTGGTGGGTCTGGCGAACGACCTCAACAAGGTCCCGACCAACCGCATCACCATGACCACGATGCAGAACAACCCCGACACCCTCAAGGGTGAGGACGGCCGCGTGCTGGTCGCGCCGGCCGCGAAGAACCTCTTCTCCGCGATCACCAACGACGTCTCGCTGACCACCGGCACCGGGGACAAGTCCGCCGCCGCCGCCTCGGCCACCTCGACCGCGGACCCCAACTCGCCCTCCGCCGCGCCGTCCGCGGCCGCTCCGGCGGCACCCGCGGCACCCTCCGGCGCGGCGAAGAGCGAGATCGCCGTCCACGTGAAGAACGGCAGCGGCGTGCCCGGCCGGGCCGGCGACCTCGCCACGGCGCTGAAGGAGGCCGGGTACAACTCCGCCACCTCCGCCGCCAACGCGGTGGGCACCGACCAGACCAGCGAGGTCACCTACACCGCCGGCCGTGAGGCCGACGCCCAGGAGGTCGCCGCCTCGGTCGGCCTGCCCGCCGCGGCGGTCAAGCCCGGCGATGGCCCCGGTATCACCCTGGTGATCGGCAAGGACTGGACCAGCGGCACCACCTTCGGCTCCGCCCCCGCCGGCGGCTCGGGCGGCGGCGCCTCCGCCGCGGCCCCGGCCCCCGTCAACACCCAGCAGGCGCTGACCAACAGCGACGCGCAGACCGCCGACGACTCCAGCAAGTGCGCCCAGGTCAGCACCCAGGACACGGTGCAGATCAACGGGGTGGGCATGAGCCCGATCAAGGCCTACGACAAGAGCCCGGGCGTGCCGGACTCGGCTCCCTGA
- a CDS encoding DUF4307 domain-containing protein — MTATTSTSPTALPQGRYGGKSDQEADRKLKVIGAVLAVLLLGLVAWLGGSYLMTATKLNGAVPVFNPISDTEVQAELSVTKDAGTGGTCTIRSQAADGSVVGLLDVAVPKAGTTFVQTVTIRTTARGTTAELMGCTPGK, encoded by the coding sequence ATGACCGCCACCACCAGCACCTCGCCCACCGCCCTGCCCCAGGGCCGCTACGGCGGGAAGAGCGACCAGGAGGCGGACCGCAAGCTCAAGGTGATCGGCGCGGTGCTGGCCGTCCTGCTGCTGGGCCTGGTGGCCTGGCTCGGCGGCTCCTACCTGATGACCGCGACCAAGCTCAACGGCGCCGTCCCGGTCTTCAACCCGATCTCCGACACCGAGGTGCAGGCCGAGCTCTCGGTGACCAAGGACGCCGGCACCGGCGGTACCTGCACGATCCGCTCACAGGCCGCCGACGGCTCGGTGGTCGGCCTGCTCGACGTCGCGGTGCCGAAGGCCGGCACCACGTTCGTCCAGACGGTCACGATCCGCACCACCGCCCGCGGCACGACGGCCGAGCTGATGGGCTGCACGCCCGGCAAGTAG
- a CDS encoding SDR family oxidoreductase has protein sequence MRVAVAGGTGLTGRHVVTALTAAGHQPVVLARSRGVDLVTGVGVTKAMDGVEAVIDVTNRLTARRASSIAFFEAAGRHLLAAEEQAGVRHHVALSIVGIDRVDLGYYAGKRRQEELVRAGGVPWTVLRATQFHEFTEQFLRPGLPVTMVPRMLSQPVAVREVADALVALVEGPPQAMAPELAGPGPEQMVDAVRRLARARGRRCRVLPLTMPGAAGRAAAGGGLLPAEPGPRGAQTFEQWLTERAGGRS, from the coding sequence ATGCGGGTAGCGGTAGCAGGCGGAACCGGTCTGACCGGGCGTCACGTGGTCACGGCCCTGACGGCGGCGGGCCACCAGCCGGTGGTCCTGGCGCGATCGCGCGGGGTGGACCTGGTCACCGGTGTGGGAGTGACGAAGGCAATGGACGGCGTCGAGGCCGTGATCGACGTCACCAACCGGCTGACGGCCCGGCGGGCGAGCTCGATCGCCTTCTTCGAGGCCGCCGGGCGCCACCTGTTGGCCGCCGAGGAGCAGGCGGGGGTGCGGCACCACGTGGCGCTGTCGATCGTCGGCATCGACCGGGTGGATCTCGGCTACTACGCGGGCAAGCGGCGCCAGGAGGAGCTGGTGCGGGCCGGTGGCGTGCCGTGGACGGTGCTGCGGGCCACCCAGTTCCACGAGTTCACCGAGCAGTTCCTGCGCCCGGGCCTGCCGGTCACGATGGTGCCGCGGATGCTCAGCCAGCCGGTCGCGGTCCGCGAGGTGGCCGACGCGCTGGTGGCGCTGGTCGAGGGCCCACCGCAGGCGATGGCGCCGGAGCTGGCCGGCCCGGGGCCGGAGCAGATGGTCGACGCGGTGCGCCGACTCGCCCGGGCGCGGGGGCGGCGCTGCCGGGTGCTGCCGCTGACGATGCCCGGGGCCGCCGGACGGGCGGCGGCCGGCGGCGGGCTGCTGCCCGCCGAGCCGGGGCCGCGCGGCGCCCAGACCTTCGAGCAGTGGCTGACCGAACGCGCGGGTGGCCGCTCATAG
- a CDS encoding DUF1998 domain-containing protein, with amino-acid sequence MKDIRRKVRRTQTIVPFGVGGIIDIRGESFVAADIRSWARNAERVESPRLAAKLRVDDFRSAPAIPSGKAAYAARGGPSYVRFPKWLFCPQCREMLFWHTNREVQDRQPCCGRCPGKPQLAPMRFIQVCRGGHMADIDWRRWAHSMGEGPVQRQCQVTRLKFIATPDSSGLDALRVVCAVCRAERSLAGISQKSILRRLGTRCLGTHPWQSETDEADPCAETPQAVQRGASNVYFPVTHSAIDIPAPTDAAEDDELAQRVFNHKLWPDFNAAADGPASDAYRAVVALDCGVTEDFVSSLRRPVDPNAMWAPTVDSDEDLSIAEWAALSAPESVADSKTFSVRRTRLGVERTDPVSMRELDATISTVVVADRVREVRALEGFSRYEPNSGDGHESEGGRLVSVNTAARTRWLPAVETYGEGIFVALDEDRLSAWESLPAVRDRTRRIERDLDASFKVDRLRSKSGPVLLPRFVMLHTLAHHFIRQLSYDSGYNAASLRERVYARSHLPGSMFPPQAGVFIYTAAGDAEGTLGGLVRQGQPPNLAETLIRLLESAQWCSQDPLCADSTGRSLANLNRAACHACTLLPETCCEIDNSLLDRTLLIGDNDVPGFFGGVLGAALRESAEAVDRR; translated from the coding sequence GTGAAGGACATCCGTCGCAAAGTCCGCCGGACACAGACCATCGTTCCCTTCGGAGTCGGTGGAATCATCGACATCCGAGGCGAATCCTTCGTGGCCGCCGACATCCGCAGTTGGGCCAGGAACGCCGAGCGCGTGGAATCGCCCCGACTTGCGGCGAAGCTGCGGGTCGACGACTTCCGATCGGCCCCTGCCATTCCCTCCGGGAAGGCCGCGTACGCCGCCCGGGGCGGCCCCTCCTACGTGAGGTTCCCCAAATGGCTGTTCTGCCCCCAGTGCAGAGAGATGCTGTTCTGGCACACGAACCGCGAGGTCCAGGACAGGCAGCCCTGCTGCGGACGCTGCCCCGGCAAGCCGCAACTCGCCCCGATGCGTTTCATCCAGGTATGTCGAGGCGGTCACATGGCCGACATCGACTGGCGGCGATGGGCCCACTCGATGGGCGAAGGGCCCGTCCAGCGCCAGTGCCAGGTCACCCGACTCAAGTTCATCGCCACGCCTGATTCCTCCGGCCTGGACGCCCTGCGGGTCGTCTGTGCCGTCTGCCGGGCGGAACGCAGCCTGGCGGGGATCAGCCAGAAGAGCATCCTCAGGAGGCTGGGGACGCGATGCCTCGGCACCCACCCCTGGCAATCCGAGACCGACGAAGCGGATCCCTGTGCGGAGACACCACAGGCGGTACAGCGCGGCGCCTCCAACGTGTACTTCCCCGTCACGCACTCGGCCATCGACATTCCGGCGCCGACCGACGCGGCCGAGGACGACGAGCTCGCCCAGAGGGTCTTCAACCACAAGCTGTGGCCCGACTTCAACGCAGCGGCCGACGGCCCCGCCTCCGATGCCTACCGTGCCGTGGTCGCCCTGGACTGCGGTGTGACGGAAGACTTCGTGTCGTCGCTGCGCCGCCCTGTCGACCCCAACGCCATGTGGGCACCGACAGTCGATTCGGACGAGGACCTCAGCATCGCCGAGTGGGCAGCTCTTTCCGCCCCGGAGTCCGTCGCCGATTCGAAGACGTTCTCGGTGCGCCGGACCCGTCTCGGCGTCGAGCGCACCGACCCGGTCTCGATGCGGGAACTGGACGCGACGATCTCCACCGTCGTCGTCGCGGATCGAGTACGCGAGGTCCGTGCGCTCGAAGGGTTCTCACGCTACGAGCCCAACTCCGGAGACGGCCACGAAAGCGAGGGCGGTCGCCTGGTGTCGGTCAACACGGCGGCCCGGACCCGCTGGCTACCGGCAGTCGAGACCTATGGCGAAGGAATCTTTGTCGCCCTGGACGAGGATCGCCTCAGCGCCTGGGAGAGTCTGCCCGCGGTCCGGGACCGGACACGGCGGATCGAGCGAGATCTGGACGCGTCCTTCAAGGTCGACCGGCTCAGGAGCAAGTCGGGGCCGGTGCTTCTGCCCCGGTTCGTGATGCTGCACACCCTGGCCCATCACTTCATCCGCCAACTCTCCTACGACAGCGGGTACAACGCAGCCTCGCTACGGGAACGCGTCTATGCCCGAAGCCACCTTCCGGGCAGCATGTTCCCGCCGCAGGCCGGGGTGTTCATCTACACGGCTGCCGGGGACGCGGAGGGGACGCTGGGCGGGCTGGTCCGCCAGGGGCAGCCGCCGAACCTCGCCGAGACCTTGATCCGTCTGCTCGAGTCCGCACAGTGGTGCTCACAGGACCCGCTGTGCGCCGACTCGACCGGCAGGTCCCTGGCCAACCTCAACCGTGCCGCCTGCCACGCCTGCACACTTCTTCCCGAGACCTGCTGCGAGATCGACAACTCCCTCCTGGACAGGACACTGCTGATCGGGGACAACGACGTCCCGGGGTTCTTCGGCGGAGTCCTGGGCGCCGCGCTGAGGGAATCGGCCGAGGCAGTCGATCGTCGATGA
- a CDS encoding helicase-related protein, which translates to MSKHRDQFVAYLRRQLVGPEPDDIETLVDPPDRRYLMGTLYPRGASLLEHSQQEGEQGFDETVAGSGEEDNFADDPVAEANAWLPSSLGFSFFTDARSIQVSCEASRYVTSRESGRRTWRRQPRLRSTRSIEQGDPTPVRCLGGHGLLHVRWRTFGNGHLVTCVLANAHDEEESPHRDRDLMLFQAELRATTIGGTILEYPSTRLNSRDEEEQELRVQYRHIVTRAVGHGCAVEWDDDSKQVTTVRAEVMPQKVVERIKPDGPRDLAVLRLAHLSDAELTAEDLRVALGSFVLGYRKWFEAQQSEAESLRQWAAAPAERLLGRIEAALDRMSAGVAALTAPTSAGEKAREAFRLANRAMALQMLHSRPELAGGRRRRNSEVVELTEPDAGYAWHPFQLAYFLLVVEGLMNPEHEDRRTVDLIWFPTGGGKTEAYLLTACFDILWRRLRFGARGGGTAVLSRYTLSLLTAQQFQRTATAICALEYIRLGHDGPLPHDLGEEPISIGLWVGQETTPNKISAAQDELGKLKQMTEPDDRFLLERCPWCGTEIVPERNGHERDFGIRADGVTTSFFCPRSSCVFHDRLPVSVVDEQIYKEPPTFLLGTVDKFARLAWEPSAGSLFGGNGRNAPSLVIQDELHLLSGPLGTTVGLYEAAVLELCSWGGTAPKVIASTATIRRSQDQIRGLYGRPAQLFPPPGLKAGNSYFASPDKDTPGRLYVGVMAQGHTASTATVHVGAAGLQAPTEICEDDTLRDAYWTVVAYHNSLRELGRTVTIARDDIPARLEHLTQDDSRRRRLDDDSVVELTSNIPRAAQPRLLERLGKGFKERGSVSFLATTNMLSVGVDVPRLGLMLMNGQPKTTSEYIQATSRVGRSRVPGLIVTLFRSTKPRDRSHYESFGVYHRSLYRHVEPTSVTPWSLPSRDRALHAVLTILVRHGIGLSAENRAGDILDHGHEVARIQSIVVDHVRRADPHEADAAEKQLADLIAEWQQEAEIARHEGGRLYYQSQGRLHTSLLTDFGKQGGLWETAQSMRNVDRECLIAVKGA; encoded by the coding sequence TTGTCCAAGCATCGCGACCAGTTCGTGGCGTACCTCCGCCGGCAGCTGGTCGGCCCGGAGCCCGATGACATCGAGACCCTCGTCGACCCGCCGGACCGGCGCTACCTGATGGGAACCCTGTACCCCCGCGGGGCCTCCCTGCTGGAGCATTCGCAGCAGGAGGGGGAGCAGGGCTTCGATGAAACCGTTGCCGGAAGCGGCGAGGAGGACAACTTCGCCGACGATCCGGTGGCCGAGGCCAACGCCTGGCTCCCCTCATCACTCGGTTTTTCGTTCTTCACCGACGCCCGCAGTATCCAGGTCTCCTGCGAAGCCTCCCGCTACGTGACGTCCCGTGAGAGCGGACGCCGCACTTGGCGGAGGCAACCGCGGCTCCGGAGCACCAGGTCCATCGAGCAGGGAGATCCGACCCCGGTGCGCTGCCTCGGCGGACATGGGCTCCTTCATGTGCGATGGCGCACTTTCGGCAACGGACACCTCGTCACATGTGTTCTGGCCAACGCTCACGATGAGGAGGAGAGCCCGCACCGGGACCGCGATCTGATGCTCTTCCAGGCCGAACTCCGGGCGACGACGATCGGCGGAACGATCCTGGAGTACCCCAGTACGCGCCTCAACAGCCGTGACGAGGAGGAGCAGGAACTTCGCGTCCAGTACCGCCACATCGTCACCAGGGCAGTGGGACACGGATGCGCCGTCGAATGGGACGACGACTCCAAGCAGGTCACCACCGTCCGTGCTGAGGTCATGCCCCAGAAGGTGGTCGAGCGCATCAAGCCCGACGGGCCGAGGGATCTCGCGGTACTGAGGCTCGCCCATCTGTCCGATGCCGAACTGACGGCGGAGGACCTCCGCGTCGCACTTGGTTCCTTCGTCCTCGGCTACCGCAAGTGGTTCGAGGCCCAGCAATCGGAGGCGGAGTCACTGCGCCAGTGGGCCGCCGCACCCGCGGAACGCCTGCTCGGTCGGATCGAGGCCGCGCTCGATCGGATGAGCGCCGGTGTGGCGGCACTGACAGCCCCCACCTCGGCGGGCGAGAAGGCACGCGAGGCGTTTCGCCTGGCCAACCGGGCCATGGCTCTCCAGATGCTGCACAGTCGCCCGGAACTGGCGGGTGGCCGCCGGCGCAGGAACAGCGAAGTAGTCGAACTGACCGAGCCCGATGCCGGCTATGCCTGGCATCCGTTCCAGCTCGCCTATTTCCTCCTCGTGGTCGAGGGTCTGATGAACCCTGAGCACGAGGACCGGCGGACCGTCGACCTCATCTGGTTCCCGACCGGCGGCGGCAAGACCGAGGCCTACCTGCTGACCGCCTGCTTCGACATCCTCTGGCGCCGGCTCCGCTTCGGCGCGAGGGGAGGTGGCACCGCCGTTCTGAGCCGCTACACGCTCAGCCTGCTCACCGCCCAGCAGTTCCAGCGCACGGCGACGGCCATCTGCGCCCTGGAGTACATCCGCCTGGGGCACGACGGCCCGTTGCCCCATGACCTGGGGGAGGAGCCCATCTCCATCGGGCTCTGGGTCGGCCAGGAGACGACGCCGAACAAGATCTCCGCCGCACAGGACGAACTCGGCAAGCTGAAGCAGATGACCGAGCCGGACGACCGGTTCCTGTTGGAGCGCTGCCCCTGGTGCGGCACCGAGATCGTCCCGGAACGCAACGGGCACGAGAGGGACTTCGGCATCCGGGCGGACGGCGTCACCACCTCGTTCTTCTGTCCGCGCAGCAGCTGCGTGTTCCACGACCGGCTTCCCGTCTCCGTCGTGGACGAGCAGATCTACAAGGAGCCCCCGACCTTCCTGCTCGGAACCGTCGACAAGTTCGCGCGGCTGGCGTGGGAGCCATCGGCTGGCAGCCTCTTCGGCGGGAACGGCAGGAACGCCCCCTCCCTCGTGATCCAGGACGAGTTGCACCTGCTGTCCGGACCCTTGGGCACAACGGTCGGGTTGTACGAGGCGGCCGTCCTCGAACTGTGCTCCTGGGGCGGCACCGCACCGAAGGTCATCGCCTCGACGGCGACGATCCGACGCTCACAGGACCAGATCCGCGGCCTCTACGGCCGCCCCGCGCAGTTGTTCCCCCCGCCCGGGCTGAAGGCGGGCAACTCCTATTTCGCCTCACCCGACAAGGACACGCCGGGGCGCCTGTACGTGGGCGTCATGGCGCAGGGGCACACCGCCTCGACAGCGACCGTCCACGTGGGTGCTGCGGGGTTGCAGGCGCCGACGGAGATCTGCGAGGACGACACCCTGCGCGACGCCTACTGGACCGTGGTCGCCTACCACAACAGCCTGCGCGAGCTCGGACGAACCGTCACGATCGCCAGGGACGACATTCCCGCGCGTCTGGAACATCTGACGCAGGACGACTCCCGGCGGCGCAGACTGGACGACGACTCGGTGGTCGAGCTGACCAGCAACATCCCGCGCGCCGCTCAACCCCGGCTTCTCGAGCGTCTGGGCAAGGGCTTCAAGGAGCGGGGCAGTGTCTCGTTTCTCGCCACGACCAACATGCTCTCCGTGGGCGTCGACGTACCACGGCTCGGCCTGATGCTCATGAACGGCCAGCCCAAGACGACCTCCGAGTACATCCAGGCCACCAGCCGGGTCGGCCGGAGCCGGGTACCGGGGTTGATTGTCACGCTGTTCCGGTCGACCAAGCCCCGTGACCGGTCCCACTACGAATCGTTCGGTGTCTACCACCGGTCGCTCTACCGTCACGTCGAGCCCACCAGTGTCACGCCGTGGTCCCTGCCCTCCCGCGACCGGGCTCTGCACGCGGTGCTCACCATCCTCGTGCGCCACGGGATCGGGCTCAGCGCGGAGAACAGGGCCGGAGACATTCTCGATCACGGGCACGAGGTCGCACGGATCCAGAGCATCGTGGTGGACCACGTGCGGCGCGCCGATCCACACGAAGCCGACGCCGCCGAAAAACAGTTGGCCGATCTGATCGCGGAGTGGCAGCAGGAGGCCGAGATCGCACGTCACGAGGGCGGGCGTCTCTACTACCAGTCCCAGGGGCGCCTGCACACCTCGCTGCTCACCGACTTCGGCAAGCAGGGCGGTCTGTGGGAGACCGCGCAGTCGATGCGCAACGTCGACCGCGAATGTCTCATCGCCGTGAAGGGAGCGTGA
- a CDS encoding DNA helicase — translation MSFPSLLDLDAGQQKVLDLPFRGSHVITGSPGGGKTVMAVYRTWALALAGRDVVLLTRSNLLHQYIAQMSPLLTESPQVTTYHRWIRRFWHTGFDTDLPRTDEGDWSYDWPEIQRACIQRNIRSTAHLVIDEGQNLPIGFYHLCRLLGVGVSVFADENQRIGDDHSTLSEIRRTLRVDADPLVLHENRRNSREIAMLAAEFRGEVRGDVSMPARSGSRPVVTRTPSLDHLLAGISHYFSAHRDRSIGIICRSTVLLRDIQSRLTGLGLAKHTQAYAHDDQYRKTIDFSSRPIRIVSTASMKGLEFDSVFVPDLDAYTEDPTSVEARLRFLVLCTRAREDLHFAHRGPQQPAILSDIPESLLVRHSG, via the coding sequence ATGAGCTTTCCTTCTCTCCTCGACCTCGACGCCGGGCAGCAGAAGGTCCTCGATCTTCCGTTCCGAGGAAGCCATGTCATCACCGGCTCCCCCGGCGGCGGCAAGACCGTGATGGCCGTCTACCGCACCTGGGCGCTGGCCCTTGCCGGGCGCGACGTCGTCCTCCTCACGCGTTCCAATCTGTTGCACCAGTACATCGCCCAGATGTCCCCGCTGCTGACCGAGTCGCCCCAGGTCACCACCTACCACCGGTGGATCCGACGCTTCTGGCACACCGGCTTCGACACCGACCTGCCGCGGACCGATGAAGGCGACTGGAGCTACGACTGGCCCGAGATCCAGCGGGCGTGCATCCAAAGGAACATCCGCTCGACCGCACATCTGGTGATCGATGAGGGGCAGAACCTGCCCATTGGCTTCTATCATCTGTGCCGGCTCCTGGGTGTCGGCGTCAGCGTCTTCGCGGACGAGAACCAGCGGATCGGCGACGATCACAGCACCCTCTCGGAGATACGCCGAACGCTCCGCGTGGACGCCGATCCGTTGGTACTGCACGAGAACCGCAGGAACAGTCGAGAAATCGCGATGCTGGCAGCCGAGTTCCGCGGGGAGGTCCGGGGGGACGTCTCCATGCCCGCGCGCAGCGGCAGCAGACCCGTCGTCACGAGAACTCCCTCCCTGGACCACCTGCTCGCCGGGATCTCCCACTACTTCAGCGCTCACCGGGACCGGAGCATCGGCATCATCTGCAGGTCGACAGTTCTGCTGCGGGACATCCAGAGCAGACTCACCGGCCTCGGGCTCGCGAAGCACACCCAGGCCTACGCCCACGACGATCAGTACCGGAAGACCATCGACTTCTCGAGCAGGCCCATCCGGATCGTGAGCACCGCAAGCATGAAGGGCCTGGAGTTCGACAGCGTGTTCGTGCCGGACCTGGACGCCTACACCGAGGACCCGACCAGCGTCGAGGCACGCCTGCGCTTCCTCGTGCTGTGCACTCGCGCCCGAGAAGATCTCCATTTTGCCCACCGCGGTCCCCAGCAACCCGCCATCCTGTCGGATATTCCGGAGTCCTTGTTGGTCCGACACTCCGGTTGA